The following proteins are encoded in a genomic region of Dioscorea cayenensis subsp. rotundata cultivar TDr96_F1 chromosome 8, TDr96_F1_v2_PseudoChromosome.rev07_lg8_w22 25.fasta, whole genome shotgun sequence:
- the LOC120266337 gene encoding IRK-interacting protein has protein sequence MPSSLGNQPHKISRQEVQAVAAKNMELRALHAALFQSGSTSSPSLQSHPTTTAPASRPSIHFSAEDYPVFTPSYDEEPLPGHHYISCENRKMSGNWSGLGMASDRKDAQEVSFSERTYNQSSILSGEPHACSEEDHTSSISSCINQMAIMHNTPGADVFRSRRRNSTGEFALLAASNRCKLASISRENESEQKSLKNANNAEPQANIKISMPAQTKSRGPVFSWLFPKGKKKPKSSMSPNTLESEDMSQLLKNWGVFSLESLKKQLLEANESKEAALTEVSEMKSSLSELKQKLVSLEMYCEELKRALKQQMQSKETQIVDGPNLSKRSKSNSSVKEKPIPVSHEVMVEGFLQMVSEARLSVKQFCKTLIKQIEEVDPSLMDKLKALLQPYHITSSSKFTKGMLYHLEALINQNLYQDFENCVFQKNGPPKILDPHLDRLENFSSFVALRNLSWHEVLRKGTKYYSEDFSRFCDQKMSGIVSMLDWSSPWPEQLLQSFFVSAKCIWLLHLLSFSFNPPLMILRVEENRNFDPLYMEDLLHDRQRQQAPARVKIMVMPGFYVEDQVLRCRVLCRYRSIT, from the exons ATGCCTTCATCCCTTGGAAATCAGCCACATAAGATCAGCAGGCAGGAGGTCCAAGCAGTAGCAGCCAAGAACATGGAGCTCAGGGCTCTGCATGCTGCTCTGTTTCAATCCGGCAGCACCAGTAGCCCTTCTCTTCAGAGCCACCCCACCACCACCGCCCCTGCTTCCAGGCCTAGCATCCATTTCTCTGCAGAGGATTACCCTGTCTTTACCCCT aGTTATGATGAGGAGCCTTTACCTGGACATCACTATATATCTTGTGAGAATCGGAAGATGTCGGGAAATTGGAGTGGACTTGGGATGGCATCAGACAGAAAAGATGCACAAGAAGTATCATTCTCTGAGCGAACATATAACCAAAGTTCTATTTTGAGTGGAGAACCACATGCTTGTTCGGAAGAAGACCACACATCCAGCATAAGTTCATGCATTAACCAGATGGCCATCATGCATAATACTCCTGGTGCCGATGTATTTAGAAGCAGACGGCGAAACAGTACTGGGGAATTTGCGCTCCTCGCTGCTAGTAACAGGTGCAAGTTAGCTTCAATCAGCAGGGAGAATGAATCAGAACAAAAGAGCCTGAAAAATGCTAATAATGCAGAACCTCAGGCCAATATCAAAATATCTATGCCGGCCCAAACAAAGTCCCGAGGACCAGTGTTTTCATGGTTGTTTCCAAAGGGGAAAAAGAAGCCTAAATCAAGCATGTCTCCGAACACCTTGGAATCTGAAGACATGTCTCAACTTTTGAAGAATTGGGGTGTGTTTTCACTTGAATCATTGAAAAAACAGTTGCTGGAGGCCAATGAAAGTAAAGAGGCTGCGCTGACCGAAGTTTCAGAAATGAAATCTTCACTGTCTGAGCTAAAACAAAAGCTGGTGAGCTTGGAGATGTATTGCGAAGAGCTGAAGAGGGCTCTGAAACAACAAATGCAATCAAAAGAAACTCAGATTGTAGATGGTCCAAATTTGTCTAAAAGATCCAAGTCTAACAGCAGTGTAAAAGAAAAGCCAATTCCCGTTAGCCATGAAGTAATGGTGGAAGGTTTCTTGCAGATGGTCTCCGAGGCGAGGTTATCAGTCAAGCAATTCTGCAAAACTCTCATCAAGCAAATTGAAGAAGTCGATCCCAGTTTGATGGACAAATTAAAAGCTCTCCTGCAACCATATCACATAACATCTAGCTCCAAAttcacaaaaggaatgttgtaCCATTTGGAAGCTCTTATCAACCAGAATCTCTACCAAGACTTTGAGAATTGTGTGTTTCAGAAGAATGGCCCACCGAAAATTCTCGATCCTCATCTAGACCGTCTCGAGAACTTCTCATCTTTTGTTGCTCTACGAAACTTGAGCTGGCATGAAGTGTTGAGAAAGGGAACTAAGTACTACAGCGAAGATTTTAGTCGGTTTTGTGATCAGAAAATGAGTGGCATTGTTTCGATGCTTGATTGGTCGAGCCCGTGGCCTGAGCAGCTTCTTCAATCATTCTTTGTTTCTGCCAAATGCATTTGGTTGCTCCATTTGCTGTCTTTCTCCTTCAATCCTCCTTTGATGATTTTGAGAGTTGAAGAAAACCGAAATTTCGATCCTCTCTACATGGAAGACCTTCTGCATGACAGACAACGGCAACAAGCTCCAGCTCGTGTTAAAATCATGGTAATGCCAGGATTTTATGTCGAAGATCAAGTTTTGAGATGTAGAGTTCTATGCAGATATCGATCTATCACGTAA